The stretch of DNA TTAACAGACAGTTAATTTTTGAATTTATGCGTTGACAAATAATTTGATCTGACTGACTTTACTAATTTAAAGGAATTTTTGCTACTTGATTCATTTAGAGAATTCATTTCATTTAGAGAATCTCTTACGAATGTCATGCAAaacgtaaaataaaataaatatattaaaaccctCACAataatgttttagattttttattacctgtaaaatcctaacaaataaattgtatatattcaaTACATTTCTCAGCTCCAGTGTAAACGGCATGTTGCTGTACAGTGTGTATTAAACAGCAAAGTGTAAGAATGTCCATATACTAGtcacagaaattaatttaagcaatgaaatgaaatgcaacCGTGATTAAATGCTTAATACTTGTCATTTACATACACATTTGCTATTGTGCTCATGTTAAAGTAGTTTCTGTTTTAACATGATCAGTTAAATAATAGAGGCAATGTTTTGCCTTTCTGTTTCCTCTCAATAGCTGATCAGTGATGGCAGCGTGTGCGCGGAGGCTCTATGGGACCACGTCACCATGGACGACCAGGAGCTGGGCTTCAAAGCTGGAGATGTCATTGAAGTAGTGGACGCCACAAACAAGGAGTGGTGGTGGGGCCGGGTGCTGGACAGTGAGGGCTGGTTCCCCGCCAGCTTTGTTCGGGTAAAGGAGAACAGATTTCCCGCTCATAACAAAAAATTTGATTACAGTCACGTTATGTCATAGCTATTATACTAGGCTAGAATAAAGGGTCATGAGGATGCACCAGGGTTCTTTTTGTCATGTACATTGTGAAGATTTAGGACCAGATTAACATGTTTGAGACAGCAATCCAATAAGAGAGCCGACGGGAGTGGAAAGTTCTGAAGGTGATCTGATgacaatgttgaaattaacacaGACGCAGTcagatcatttccataatgaccaacgAAATCAACCAAGAGCAGTGCATGTTACTGCAGTGATTTTAAGCACAAAATAGGTTAAGACATGCTTTTCAAATACCAGTAAATTGACTACTGCAGACCCAAATCACATTGCAGGATTTATTcaaatactctcctcccatacaTTTTGAACCTGCAAATTCATATGCAGTGAGGTCATCCGCAAAAATAACTGTGAGTACCTTTTCATcgctttagtaaatcctgacggTATTAACCTATTTGTTATTGGTAGTTACGGGTGAACCAAGATGAACCCATGGAGGAATACTTAGCCCATCTGGACGGGGCCTCGGAGGGGGGTGGGGCCAGCATGGGGGGTCCCTTAGGGCCCGGTCTGCCCTGCAAGGAGCAGATGAGAGCCAACGTCATCAATGAGATCATGAGCACAGAGAGGGATTACATCAAACACCTGAAGGACATCTGTGAGGTCAGTTTGCCACATGGCTCCGATCGATCGGTTCTACTTCAGCATGTGGATCTTGTTTCAGAGCATTACACTGTCTGTAGAGTCACTCGGCTCTCTGTTTACATGCAGCTGATTCATATCAGCAGCTCCATAATCCAACTAGCTGTGCTATAGCATCAGACCTCTGACATACTCTCTTTGGCTTCCAGGGCTATATAAAACAGTGTCGGAAGAGGACAGATATGTTTACCGAGGAGCAACTGCGCACTATCTTTGGAAACATCGATGAGCTCTACCGTTTTCAGAAGAAGTTCCTCAAAGCCTTGGAGAAGAAATTCAACAAAGACCATCCTCACCTCAGCGAGATTGGCTCCTGCTTCTTAGAGCACGTAAGCTGACTTGCATTGTACTGTAGGCGGTGATGCAGGATGCAGTTTTTTAGGTTTGGATTTTTATCCTGTTCTCTTCACTTCTTTTCCATCCAGCAAACAAACTTTCAGATCTACTCTGAATATTGCAACAACCACCCCAATGCCTGCGTGCAGCTCTCCAAACTGATGAAGATCAAGAAGTATGTGTTCTTCTTTGAGGCCTGTCGTCTGCTCCAGAAGATGATCGACATTTCCTTGGATGGATTCCTGCTTACTCCTGTTCAGAAGATCTGCAAGTATCCTCTGCAGCTGGCTGAACTGCTGAAGTACACCAACCCACAGCACAGGTAATGAGGTCTACACAACTGCCTGCTGTTACACAATAACTACACTCTCATGCTATAATTGGGCACCCAATCAAAAGATACTAATATaaaggtgtaccttttgaaagggtacaAACTGAGTGGATTGTACGTCTGCATTGATGTGTGATTTAGCTGtaagatataaaatatttttttgtcaagCATTTGACTTTATTTAACAGAGATCTTGAAATTAAGCACACATGAGCACATTTAGctctcttttaaataaataagatgtGAATTGTGTAGATGATACTTTAAAAGTCTTCATATCTAGAGAAGTAGATTTGTGCTGCAGTGCTCTTGACTCATGTCATTAGCGaacaagattttttataaaaaaatattttaaatgtaatttattcctgttatggcaaagccGCTTTCTGAAAATATTTGGTCCAGATGGACATTGTTGCCCAGTAGATAAAGAATGTCAATGCAGTAACTTAAAGGAAAAagattggtagcactttattttacagtcctgttcctcatttacatactatgtacttattatagtaattacaataactatgtaataactaggtattaaccctgaacctacccctaaacctaaccctaccccatgtagttaccttgtgttaccagaactttcttagataaatacactgtaagtacactataagtacatgttagtacacgtactgtaaaataaagtgcaaccaaaagaTCTATAATTCATGAACGCTAATGGACGATGGCGAATTgctgaatcagtgttttgaatgatTTCATTCACAATTGACTAATTCCAATCTCATATATTTTGCTTTTCAGAGATTATAAGGACGTGGAAGCTGctttaaatgcaatgaaaaatgTGGCCCGACTGATCAATGAGAGAAAACGGCGTCTGGAGAATATTGACAAAATTGCTCAGTGGCAAAGCTCCATAGAAGACTGGGAGGTAAATTACACAAGCATCTTGGATAATATTCACACACTGATTCACTCCAGAACTATGTGGTCTCACAAGCTTTTTCCCTTCATTAGGGTGAAGACATCTTGAGCAGAAGCTCTGATCTGATTTTCTCAGGAGACCTGACAAAGATCTCCCAGCCACAGGCCAAAGGCCAGCAGCGAATGTTCTTTCTCTTTGACCACCAACTGGTTTTCTGTAAGAAGGTCAGTTGCTTACCATCCCAGTGAGAGCAGAAGTATATCATTTATAGCAGATGCTTTTTATGTGTGTTAAAGTAGTTATTTTATATACCCCCCAGGATCTGCTTCGGAGGGACATCCTGTACTATAAGGGTCGGTTAGACATGGATCAAATGCAAGTTGTGGATGTGGAGGACGGGAAAGATAAGGACTTTAACATGAGTGTGAAGAATGCCTTGAAATTATGTTCTCCTGGGGGAGAGGAGGTCCACCTTCTGTGTGCCAAGAAACCCGAGCAGAAGCAGCGCTGGCTGCGAGCCTTTGCGGATGAACGGGAACAGGTCCAGCACGACCTCGAAACAGGTGAACAAGGTCTTAAAAGTGCAAGTAAAAAGCACTGATTTGATCGTCCAGTCTTTAAATGCATCATTTGTTCTCCAGCAACAAAAATGGACGTAAATCACAACTTGAAATATTTTGGTGATTGAATATACAATTTTCCACCTATCAGACGATAAAACAAAAATCATCTAGAGTTACATCTTCAGTCATATCTAGGGAGCAGAAAGGcttgaatatttgaaatatattttcttatgtaCGGTATTATTCATATTTGCTGATCTGTT from Carassius gibelio isolate Cgi1373 ecotype wild population from Czech Republic chromosome B2, carGib1.2-hapl.c, whole genome shotgun sequence encodes:
- the arhgef4 gene encoding rho guanine nucleotide exchange factor 4 isoform X6 is translated as MRTQHSAGEVGVPLAGGGCSGGSSEQSPGSDSDCSPALGLAGGVRAVRGVMSHYWSLESLHSTNALVITDGPQDKSGLADEVGSEDDLYNEFRSSSNRFGHPGGGGEQLAINELISDGSVCAEALWDHVTMDDQELGFKAGDVIEVVDATNKEWWWGRVLDSEGWFPASFVRLRVNQDEPMEEYLAHLDGASEGGGASMGGPLGPGLPCKEQMRANVINEIMSTERDYIKHLKDICEGYIKQCRKRTDMFTEEQLRTIFGNIDELYRFQKKFLKALEKKFNKDHPHLSEIGSCFLEHQTNFQIYSEYCNNHPNACVQLSKLMKIKKYVFFFEACRLLQKMIDISLDGFLLTPVQKICKYPLQLAELLKYTNPQHRDYKDVEAALNAMKNVARLINERKRRLENIDKIAQWQSSIEDWEGEDILSRSSDLIFSGDLTKISQPQAKGQQRMFFLFDHQLVFCKKDLLRRDILYYKGRLDMDQMQVVDVEDGKDKDFNMSVKNALKLCSPGGEEVHLLCAKKPEQKQRWLRAFADEREQVQHDLETGFTITEVQKKQAMLNASKSHPTGKPKALALQHLLALRSPLLHPKTSKCLRFSEPSGPLAPRATLTSPLLPEGPQRRQGRGVRVPPGVLRRAISWVSSQSREPIE
- the arhgef4 gene encoding rho guanine nucleotide exchange factor 4 isoform X9, whose translation is MKLISDGSVCAEALWDHVTMDDQELGFKAGDVIEVVDATNKEWWWGRVLDSEGWFPASFVRLRVNQDEPMEEYLAHLDGASEGGGASMGGPLGPGLPCKEQMRANVINEIMSTERDYIKHLKDICEGYIKQCRKRTDMFTEEQLRTIFGNIDELYRFQKKFLKALEKKFNKDHPHLSEIGSCFLEHQTNFQIYSEYCNNHPNACVQLSKLMKIKKYVFFFEACRLLQKMIDISLDGFLLTPVQKICKYPLQLAELLKYTNPQHRDYKDVEAALNAMKNVARLINERKRRLENIDKIAQWQSSIEDWEGEDILSRSSDLIFSGDLTKISQPQAKGQQRMFFLFDHQLVFCKKDLLRRDILYYKGRLDMDQMQVVDVEDGKDKDFNMSVKNALKLCSPGGEEVHLLCAKKPEQKQRWLRAFADEREQVQHDLETGFTITEVQKKQAMLNASKSHPTGKPKALALQHLLALRSPLLHPKTSKCLRFSEPSGPLAPRATLTSPLLPEGPQRRQGRGVRVPPGVLRRAISWVSSQSREPIE
- the arhgef4 gene encoding rho guanine nucleotide exchange factor 4 isoform X10, coding for MDDQELGFKAGDVIEVVDATNKEWWWGRVLDSEGWFPASFVRLRVNQDEPMEEYLAHLDGASEGGGASMGGPLGPGLPCKEQMRANVINEIMSTERDYIKHLKDICEGYIKQCRKRTDMFTEEQLRTIFGNIDELYRFQKKFLKALEKKFNKDHPHLSEIGSCFLEHQTNFQIYSEYCNNHPNACVQLSKLMKIKKYVFFFEACRLLQKMIDISLDGFLLTPVQKICKYPLQLAELLKYTNPQHRDYKDVEAALNAMKNVARLINERKRRLENIDKIAQWQSSIEDWEGEDILSRSSDLIFSGDLTKISQPQAKGQQRMFFLFDHQLVFCKKDLLRRDILYYKGRLDMDQMQVVDVEDGKDKDFNMSVKNALKLCSPGGEEVHLLCAKKPEQKQRWLRAFADEREQVQHDLETGFTITEVQKKQAMLNASKSHPTGKPKALALQHLLALRSPLLHPKTSKCLRFSEPSGPLAPRATLTSPLLPEGPQRRQGRGVRVPPGVLRRAISWVSSQSREPIE
- the arhgef4 gene encoding rho guanine nucleotide exchange factor 4 isoform X7; this translates as MRTQHSAGEVGVPLAGGGCSGGSSEQSPGSDSDCSPALGLAGGVRAVRGVMSHYWSLESLHSTNALVITDGPQDKSGLADEVGSEDDLYNEFRSSSNRFGHPGGGGEQLAINELISDGSVCAEALWDHVTMDDQELGFKAGDVIEVVDATNKEWWWGRVLDSEGWFPASFVRLRVNQDEPMEEYLAHLDGASEGGGASMGGPLGPGLPCKEQMRANVINEIMSTERDYIKHLKDICEGYIKQCRKRTDMFTEEQLRTIFGNIDELYRFQKKFLKALEKKFNKDHPHLSEIGSCFLEHQTNFQIYSEYCNNHPNACVQLSKLMKIKKYVFFFEACRLLQKMIDISLDGFLLTPVQKICKYPLQLAELLKYTNPQHRDYKDVEAALNAMKNVARLINERKRRLENIDKIAQWQSSIEDWEGEDILSRSSDLIFSGDLTKISQPQAKGQQRMFFLFDHQLVFCKKDLLRRDILYYKGRLDMDQMQVVDVEDGKDKDFNMSVKNALKLCSPGGEEVHLLCAKKPEQKQRWLRAFADEREQVQHDLETGFTITEVQKKQAMLNASKSHPTGKPKAVTKPYYDFLLRQKHPTLPTSLPQQQVIMLAEPKRKTSNFWHNIGRLTPFKK
- the arhgef4 gene encoding rho guanine nucleotide exchange factor 4 isoform X8 — its product is MGFQDADITVQLISDGSVCAEALWDHVTMDDQELGFKAGDVIEVVDATNKEWWWGRVLDSEGWFPASFVRLRVNQDEPMEEYLAHLDGASEGGGASMGGPLGPGLPCKEQMRANVINEIMSTERDYIKHLKDICEGYIKQCRKRTDMFTEEQLRTIFGNIDELYRFQKKFLKALEKKFNKDHPHLSEIGSCFLEHQTNFQIYSEYCNNHPNACVQLSKLMKIKKYVFFFEACRLLQKMIDISLDGFLLTPVQKICKYPLQLAELLKYTNPQHRDYKDVEAALNAMKNVARLINERKRRLENIDKIAQWQSSIEDWEGEDILSRSSDLIFSGDLTKISQPQAKGQQRMFFLFDHQLVFCKKDLLRRDILYYKGRLDMDQMQVVDVEDGKDKDFNMSVKNALKLCSPGGEEVHLLCAKKPEQKQRWLRAFADEREQVQHDLETGFTITEVQKKQAMLNASKSHPTGKPKALALQHLLALRSPLLHPKTSKCLRFSEPSGPLAPRATLTSPLLPEGPQRRQGRGVRVPPGVLRRAISWVSSQSREPIE